One part of the Streptomyces sp. NBC_00286 genome encodes these proteins:
- a CDS encoding DUF4129 domain-containing protein, whose product MSPSGGVLTAVLALPGSGTAAVLVLPRSADEPPVTIPRDPAQDAARRELSKRMYHEDDPSWFQRALDAFWEWLDKLFSAASGATPGGALGLVVIALAAAALIGALWWRLGTPRRGPTSAAPLFDDRPRSAAEHRAAAESHAAQGHWNHAVQERMRAVVRSLEERALLEPRPGRTADEAAAEAGRTLPSHTDRLSAAARDFDDVTYGGRTATPQAYQRLTELDRDVERTKPVLASSAPSTRSTAHSTRQGAAE is encoded by the coding sequence GTGAGCCCGTCGGGGGGTGTTCTCACAGCGGTGCTCGCGCTGCCGGGCTCCGGCACCGCGGCCGTACTCGTGCTGCCGCGCTCCGCCGACGAACCACCGGTGACGATCCCACGCGACCCCGCACAGGACGCGGCCCGGCGTGAGCTATCGAAGCGGATGTACCACGAGGACGACCCCAGCTGGTTCCAGCGCGCCCTGGACGCCTTCTGGGAGTGGCTCGACAAGCTGTTCAGCGCAGCCTCCGGCGCGACCCCGGGCGGCGCACTCGGCCTCGTCGTCATCGCGCTGGCGGCCGCGGCACTGATCGGCGCCCTGTGGTGGCGGCTCGGCACCCCGAGGCGCGGCCCCACGTCGGCCGCCCCGCTCTTCGACGACCGGCCCCGCAGCGCCGCCGAGCACCGGGCAGCCGCCGAGAGCCACGCCGCCCAGGGCCACTGGAACCATGCCGTCCAGGAGCGCATGCGCGCCGTCGTCCGCTCCCTGGAGGAACGCGCCCTGCTCGAGCCCCGTCCCGGCCGCACCGCCGACGAGGCAGCCGCCGAAGCAGGCCGTACGCTCCCCTCCCACACGGACCGGCTCAGCGCCGCGGCCCGGGACTTCGACGACGTCACGTACGGCGGACGAACGGCCACACCCCAGGCGTACCAGCGCCTCACCGAACTCGACCGCGACGTGGAACGCACCAAGCCCGTCCTCGCGAGCAGCGCCCCGAGCACCCGAAGCACGGCCCACAGCACGCGCCAGGGGGCCGCCGAATGA